One window from the genome of ANME-2 cluster archaeon encodes:
- a CDS encoding methyltransferase, translating to MINAIDAIDAIKVRNITNTYAEPLVDEIMGIYISVRDLDDHEVLQDSSNHLEAILQRLDYLIAVSINDTYVENILHELKFTCVFDSIARFRSLYTAKLEIEHAHLILYSNNPWEILTNFSYLQNYIRLASTEYKGAGLKPDDTVVIIGSGPLPISLIMMCHQYGVRGIGIEQETERAELSRKVLEKLGLSDQIRIITGNHSILPLKDTAELIMVAAQAEPKQEIFDYLAEALPAGTKLSYRIYEKGLRRLLDTFFHYDLPESFEEYLRIRPEPPVNNTVVFVIKKT from the coding sequence ATGATAAATGCAATAGATGCAATAGATGCAATAAAAGTAAGGAACATCACAAATACCTATGCAGAACCATTAGTTGACGAAATAATGGGAATATATATATCGGTCAGGGATCTTGATGACCATGAAGTGCTTCAGGATTCTTCGAATCATCTTGAAGCTATTTTGCAAAGATTGGATTATTTAATTGCAGTGAGTATCAATGATACCTATGTGGAAAATATCCTACATGAACTTAAATTTACCTGTGTGTTTGATTCAATTGCCAGATTCAGAAGCCTGTATACTGCGAAACTGGAAATCGAACATGCACATTTAATACTCTATAGTAATAATCCATGGGAGATTCTCACAAATTTCTCTTATCTCCAAAATTACATTCGACTTGCTTCTACTGAATATAAGGGAGCAGGACTTAAGCCAGATGATACTGTAGTTATTATTGGAAGCGGACCACTCCCCATCTCTCTGATAATGATGTGCCATCAGTATGGAGTAAGAGGGATTGGAATAGAACAGGAAACCGAAAGAGCAGAACTTTCAAGAAAAGTACTGGAAAAACTTGGTCTTTCTGATCAGATTAGGATAATAACCGGAAATCATTCAATACTTCCCTTAAAAGATACTGCTGAACTTATCATGGTAGCTGCTCAGGCAGAACCAAAACAGGAGATTTTCGATTATCTGGCTGAGGCACTGCCTGCAGGCACTAAATTGTCCTACCGCATCTATGAAAAGGGATTAAGAAGGTTACTGGACACATTTTTCCATTACGATTTACCTGAATCGTTTGAAGAATACCTCCGGATCAGACCTGAACCTCCTGTTAACAATACAGTTGTATTTGTGATCAAAAAAACCTAA